One segment of Phycodurus eques isolate BA_2022a unplaced genomic scaffold, UOR_Pequ_1.1 contig_101, whole genome shotgun sequence DNA contains the following:
- the LOC133398380 gene encoding zinc finger protein OZF-like isoform X2 — translation MCARTAEYEEELWGPKEEKEPQRQLLDAAFNLQPRIVLHRADVSENLHPERQESVSPHMKEEEEEEEVQHIKEEEEEFLHIKEEEQEDIIKVPSTGVPLKSEDEGRSEERRGAEPPNGNSSRDGDHCGGSQTDGDDDDDDDDDDDVDEQLEGDMTCHTTSKCWKCSKCRKTFASKSNFKQHVKIHTGEKTFACSACGKRFTRKGHLKIHTRTHTGEKPFACSVCGQRFNEKGTLIIHTRTHTGEKPFGCSVCGHRFTQKGYLKMHTRTHTGEKHFACSVCGQRFSQRGHLTSHTRTHTGEKPFACSVCGQRFSQKESLNRHTRTHTGEKPFVCSVCGQRFSLKENLNRHTRTHTGEKPFACSVCGKRFSEKGHLTSHTRTHTGEKPFACSVCGQRFSQKKYLTSHTRTHTGEKPFSCSGCGQRFSRQARVKTHKCPGEKSSDQEAFNANVNV, via the exons atgtgtgcaaggacagcagagtacgaggaggaactttggggcccaaaagaggagaaggagccacaacGTCAACTGCTGGACGCTGCGTTCAATCTGCAGCCTCGAATTGTGCTACACAGAGCAG ACGTCAGTGAAAATCTTCATCCTGAGCGGCAGGAGTCAGTGTCCCCTCAcatgaaagaggaagaggaggaggaagaggttcaacacatcaaagaggaggaggaagagttccttcacattaaagaggaagagcaggaggacATCATCAAGGttccatcgactggtgtccctttgaagagtgaagatgaaggtcgaAGTGAGGAGAGACGAGGGGCGGAGCCACCAAACGGCAACAGCTCAAgagatggagaccactgtggaggatcacaaacagacggtgatgatgatgatgatgatgatgatgatgatgatgttgatgaacagttggaaggtgatatgacatgtcacactaccagcaaatgctggaaatgttctaaatgtaggaaaacctttgcttctaagagcaatttcaaacaacacgtgaaaatacacactggagagaagacTTTTGCATGCTCAGCTTGTGGGAAAAGATTCACTCGGAAGGggcacttaaaaatacacacaagaacacacactggtgagaaaccttttgcatgctcagtttgcggtcaaagattcaaTGAAAAGGGAACTTTAAttatacacacaagaacacacactggtgagaaaccttttggatgctcagtttgtggtcacaGATTCACACAGAAGGGATacttaaaaatgcacacaagaacacacactggtgagaaacattttgcatgctcagtttgtggtcaaagattctctcaaagGGGACATTTgacaagtcacacaagaacacacactggtgagaagccttttgcctgctcagtttgtggtcaaagattctcccaAAAGGAAAGCttaaacagacacacaagaacacacactggtgagaagccttttgtctgctcagtttgtggtcaaagattctccctAAAGGAAAACTTAAatagacacacaagaacccacactggtgagaaaccttttgcatgctcagtttgtggtaaacgattctctgaaaagggacatttgacaagtcacacaagaacacacactggtgagaaaccttttgcctgctcagtttgtggtcaaagattctctcaaaagaaatatttgacaagtcacacaagaacccacactggagaaaa
- the LOC133398380 gene encoding zinc finger protein OZF-like isoform X1, with the protein MRISTSKSETVVFSRKRVACPLQCCDRRVKMCARTAEYEEELWGPKEEKEPQRQLLDAAFNLQPRIVLHRADVSENLHPERQESVSPHMKEEEEEEEVQHIKEEEEEFLHIKEEEQEDIIKVPSTGVPLKSEDEGRSEERRGAEPPNGNSSRDGDHCGGSQTDGDDDDDDDDDDDVDEQLEGDMTCHTTSKCWKCSKCRKTFASKSNFKQHVKIHTGEKTFACSACGKRFTRKGHLKIHTRTHTGEKPFACSVCGQRFNEKGTLIIHTRTHTGEKPFGCSVCGHRFTQKGYLKMHTRTHTGEKHFACSVCGQRFSQRGHLTSHTRTHTGEKPFACSVCGQRFSQKESLNRHTRTHTGEKPFVCSVCGQRFSLKENLNRHTRTHTGEKPFACSVCGKRFSEKGHLTSHTRTHTGEKPFACSVCGQRFSQKKYLTSHTRTHTGEKPFSCSGCGQRFSRQARVKTHKCPGEKSSDQEAFNANVNV; encoded by the exons atgagaatcagcacctccaaatctgagaccgtggtcttcagtcggaaaagggtggcgtgccctctccag TGTTGCGatcgtcgtgtgaaaatgtgtgcaaggacagcagagtacgaggaggaactttggggcccaaaagaggagaaggagccacaacGTCAACTGCTGGACGCTGCGTTCAATCTGCAGCCTCGAATTGTGCTACACAGAGCAG ACGTCAGTGAAAATCTTCATCCTGAGCGGCAGGAGTCAGTGTCCCCTCAcatgaaagaggaagaggaggaggaagaggttcaacacatcaaagaggaggaggaagagttccttcacattaaagaggaagagcaggaggacATCATCAAGGttccatcgactggtgtccctttgaagagtgaagatgaaggtcgaAGTGAGGAGAGACGAGGGGCGGAGCCACCAAACGGCAACAGCTCAAgagatggagaccactgtggaggatcacaaacagacggtgatgatgatgatgatgatgatgatgatgatgatgttgatgaacagttggaaggtgatatgacatgtcacactaccagcaaatgctggaaatgttctaaatgtaggaaaacctttgcttctaagagcaatttcaaacaacacgtgaaaatacacactggagagaagacTTTTGCATGCTCAGCTTGTGGGAAAAGATTCACTCGGAAGGggcacttaaaaatacacacaagaacacacactggtgagaaaccttttgcatgctcagtttgcggtcaaagattcaaTGAAAAGGGAACTTTAAttatacacacaagaacacacactggtgagaaaccttttggatgctcagtttgtggtcacaGATTCACACAGAAGGGATacttaaaaatgcacacaagaacacacactggtgagaaacattttgcatgctcagtttgtggtcaaagattctctcaaagGGGACATTTgacaagtcacacaagaacacacactggtgagaagccttttgcctgctcagtttgtggtcaaagattctcccaAAAGGAAAGCttaaacagacacacaagaacacacactggtgagaagccttttgtctgctcagtttgtggtcaaagattctccctAAAGGAAAACTTAAatagacacacaagaacccacactggtgagaaaccttttgcatgctcagtttgtggtaaacgattctctgaaaagggacatttgacaagtcacacaagaacacacactggtgagaaaccttttgcctgctcagtttgtggtcaaagattctctcaaaagaaatatttgacaagtcacacaagaacccacactggagaaaa